From Nocardia sp. NBC_00416:
ATCACCTGCGAGTAGAACACGTAGCGTGACTCCCGCAGGTGCATCGACTCGGCGCGGGTGAGCCGGATGAAGCGGGGGATATTGAGAATCGCGATGGTCGCCAGCAGGATGGCGGTGCCACCACCGCTGATCTGCACGATCACCAGGATCAGGATGAGCAGCGGGAAAGCGTCGAACCCGTCGACTATCCGCATGATGTAGCCCGAGCCGCGGCCACCCGAACCGGCCAGCAGGCCGAGCGCGGTACCGACGATCATGGCGACGGCGGTACCGCCGAGAGCCAGCGGCAGATCCGCCGCGGCCGCGGCGAAAGTGCGCAACAGAACGTCGCGGCCCGCCGAATCCGTTCCGAACAGGTGCTCGCCGCTGGGCGCGGTGAGCACCGACTTCGGGTCGATGCGGCCGGCGTCGAGGAAGAACCGGCAGACGATCGCCGCGACGGCGAGCGCCACCAGCATCCCCGCGCCGATATACGCGCCGGCGAGTCCGCGGCGGCGGTCCTTCTTCCGCGCCCGGTCCGCGCGGTCGGCGGCCGGATCGGTAACCCCGCCGGCCGCGGTGGTATCCGATGAAGTGCTGGGGGCGGTGCCCGCCCCGCTATGGCTGGTCATGGTGGAGGCCTCAGGACTTGTGACGGACGCGCGGGTCGAGGAGCAGGATGACGATGTCGATGACGAGGAACGTCAGCACGGTCAGGCCACCGAGCACGATGACGATTCCCTGGATGACGGGTAGATCGAACTTGAAGATGGAATCGACGCCGAACGCTGCCGCGCCGTTGAGGTTGTAGATCTTCTGCATGATGGCGCCGCCACCGATGATCGCCCCGGTGATCACAGCGATCGTGGTGAGAACAGCGGTTCGTGAGACCGTGAACGCCGACCAGAACACCCGTAGCGGGGTCAGTCCGCACGCCCGCGCGTAGTGGATCTGCGGAGACGCCAGCACGGTGGCGAAGTTCGTCCGGGTGACCCGGGCGAAGACCGCGGAGAGCACCAGTCCGAAGCTCAGGACCGGGAGCACGAGCTGCTGCGCGGCCTTACCGAAAGTGGCTGTATCGCCGGCCAAGAGCGCATCGATGACCACCACCCCGGTCGGGCCGTCCGGTACTGCGGTACGCATGGACACCTGAC
This genomic window contains:
- a CDS encoding ABC transporter permease — its product is MTSHSGAGTAPSTSSDTTAAGGVTDPAADRADRARKKDRRRGLAGAYIGAGMLVALAVAAIVCRFFLDAGRIDPKSVLTAPSGEHLFGTDSAGRDVLLRTFAAAAADLPLALGGTAVAMIVGTALGLLAGSGGRGSGYIMRIVDGFDAFPLLILILVIVQISGGGTAILLATIAILNIPRFIRLTRAESMHLRESRYVFYSQVIGTSVFYRLRTHILPNISGTILSQASTGAALALSAVGAMSFLGLGIAPPIPSWGSMIQAGSAGLTTGQWWPIAFPALALVYSIIALNLISDSLDAHFAKEVK